In one window of Gossypium arboreum isolate Shixiya-1 chromosome 4, ASM2569848v2, whole genome shotgun sequence DNA:
- the LOC108460265 gene encoding salt stress-induced hydrophobic peptide ESI3-like isoform X2 — MGSETLIEVILAILLPPVGVFLRYGLGVEFWIDLVLTLVGYLPGIIYAIYVLVV, encoded by the exons ATGGGTTCAGAGACTTTGATTGAAGTGATTCTGGCAATTCTTCTTCCTCCTGTTGGAGTTTTTCTTCGTTATGGCTTAGGG GTGGAATTCTGGATAGATTTGGTGCTGACATTGGTGGGTTATCTTCCAGGAATTATATATGCAATTTATGTATTAGTTGTATAG